In Arachis stenosperma cultivar V10309 chromosome 1, arast.V10309.gnm1.PFL2, whole genome shotgun sequence, one DNA window encodes the following:
- the LOC130945350 gene encoding uncharacterized protein LOC130945350 produces the protein MEYPGRATRDVSLHELSKRLAEFSQVRGWDQYHSPRNLLLALVGEVGELSEIFQWKGEVGKGLPNWSSADKEHLEEELSDVLLYLVRLADVCGLDLGQAALAKIIKNAQKYPLVTNHNDHHHNPEPKLEKLNSE, from the exons ATGGAGTACCCTGGCAGAGCAACAAGAGATGTTTCTCTTCATGAACTCAGCAAAAGGCTTGCCGAGTTTTCTCAAGTGAGAGGATGGGATCAATATCACAGTCCAAGAAATCTCCTTTTGGCTCTT GTCGGAGAGGTGGGAGAACTATCAGAGATATTCCAATGGAAAGGAGAAGTAGGAAAGGGATTACCAAATTGGAGTTCAGCTGATAAGGAGCACTTAGAAGAAGAGCTTTCAGATGTTCTGCTCTACCTTGTTCGTCTCGCTGATGTTTGTGGCCTTGATCTTGGTCAAGCAGCTCTTGCAAAAATAATCAAGAATGCTCAAAAATACCCTCTTGTTACTAATCATAATGATCATCACCACAACCCTGAACCCAAATTAGAAAAGTTAAATTCTGAGTAA